TGCAGGTTCAGCTGGAGGCGTACAACCGGCGCGACCTGGAAGGATTCCTGGCCACGTATTCGCCGGAGATCCGCATCTACCTGCACCCCGATCGCCTTCTGATGTCCGGCCTGGACCAGATGCGCAAGGAGTACGGCGAAGCGTTCGCGGCCAATCCCAACGGCCGGGCCGCCATCACCAGCCGCATGGTGCAGGGCAACTACGTCATCGACCACGAGCATGTGACTGGGCAGGCGGACGGAAGGGAGATCCGCGCCGTGGCCATCTACGAGGTGCGCGACGGAAAGATCCGGAACGTCTGGTTCATCGACTAGTCGGGAGAGGGAGCGGCGGATGCGCTCGATCCTTTCGGCCCACCCGTTCCAGGAGGTCCTGATGCTGCCACGAACCTGCCTGCTTTACCTGCTGCTGCTCGGCTGCGCCCCGGGCCCCCACTCCGCTGCCGGGCGTGCGGCAGAAGTGCGGACGGCGATGGGCGCGGCAACCGGCGTGGCCCACGCCGACAGCGGCACGGGGCCGCGGCAGCACCGGATGATCCCGCTGGGTCCGATGTCGGGGGACGTGCAGATCCTGTACGGCGATCCCGACGTACCCGGCCAGCCCTTCGTCATGCGCATCCGCGAGCTTCCCGGCACCATCGTTCCGCCGCACTCGCATCCCGTCGACGAGCACATCACCATCGTGCAGGGCACGTGGTACTTCGGCATTGGCGCGGCGTTCGACTCCACGGCGCTCCGGGAACTGAAGACCGGTTCGTACGCTTTTGCGCCCAGCGGCACCACGATGTTCGCGACGTCGCCGGAACCGGCCATCGTGCAGGTGCATGGTGTGGGGCCGTTCCACATCCACTGGCGCGACGGCCTGACGACCTTTGACGATGCCGAGGCGGAATCCACGTTCCGCTTCCGGCGTGGCGACGAGGTGGTAGCGCCGCGCGGGCGCGGCCGCATCCGGCACGGCTACGCGTCGGGCACGCTGATCCAGTACGAGATCGAAGGCGCCGACGGCCTGTTCATGGCCCAGGAGCGCGACCTGCGGCGGCCGTGAGGCGCCGACCAGCGATCCGAAAAGCACATGTCGATTTCCCCGGTCGTGGTTCGTCGTGATGGTAGAGGCGGCCGCTGACCCGGTCCATCCCACCGGGCGCCCCCTCCCGAACCCGACACAGGAGGAGCACCGATGCAGACCACGGCCACGATCGATCAGGGACGTCCCGCGGCGGGATTCGCGCGAGCAGCGACGGCTGTACAGCCCGGCAGGGGAATGGTGTGGGCAAGGCGCGCGATCAGCGGTTTCGTGTCCGTCTTCCTGCTCTTCGACG
The nucleotide sequence above comes from Longimicrobium sp.. Encoded proteins:
- a CDS encoding nuclear transport factor 2 family protein; amino-acid sequence: QVQLEAYNRRDLEGFLATYSPEIRIYLHPDRLLMSGLDQMRKEYGEAFAANPNGRAAITSRMVQGNYVIDHEHVTGQADGREIRAVAIYEVRDGKIRNVWFID
- a CDS encoding cupin domain-containing protein, yielding MRSILSAHPFQEVLMLPRTCLLYLLLLGCAPGPHSAAGRAAEVRTAMGAATGVAHADSGTGPRQHRMIPLGPMSGDVQILYGDPDVPGQPFVMRIRELPGTIVPPHSHPVDEHITIVQGTWYFGIGAAFDSTALRELKTGSYAFAPSGTTMFATSPEPAIVQVHGVGPFHIHWRDGLTTFDDAEAESTFRFRRGDEVVAPRGRGRIRHGYASGTLIQYEIEGADGLFMAQERDLRRP